A portion of the Marinobacter alexandrii genome contains these proteins:
- a CDS encoding biotin/lipoyl-containing protein, which translates to MIKVQVGELEKISIEHQKENHLIDGVPFDGEVVKMDDSSYKVYKSNKIFRVEVAERNGKEMKLKVNDLLLDVSVTDHIDQILDKLGMNAASSSVVKDVKAPMPGSILNIIISEGDEVSLGDQLLVLEAMKMENVIKSPGEGKVSKILVSEKENVEKNQVLISFE; encoded by the coding sequence ATGATAAAAGTTCAGGTTGGGGAATTGGAGAAAATTAGTATTGAACATCAAAAGGAAAATCACTTAATTGATGGGGTCCCTTTCGATGGTGAGGTCGTAAAAATGGATGACTCTTCATATAAGGTTTATAAATCCAATAAAATCTTTCGAGTTGAAGTGGCGGAAAGAAATGGGAAAGAAATGAAACTGAAAGTAAATGACCTCCTCCTAGATGTTTCAGTTACTGATCACATAGATCAAATTTTGGATAAACTGGGGATGAATGCCGCATCTTCATCTGTCGTTAAAGATGTGAAGGCTCCAATGCCCGGGTCAATCCTCAATATAATCATATCCGAAGGTGATGAAGTAAGTCTGGGTGATCAATTACTTGTGCTGGAAGCTATGAAAATGGAGAATGTTATTAAATCTCCTGGCGAGGGTAAAGTCAGTAAAATCCTTGTATCAGAAAAAGAGAATGTTGAAAAAAATCAAGTACTTATTTCATTCGAATAA
- the pyrH gene encoding UMP kinase translates to MAYKRILLKLSGEALMGDQQHGIDSKRLTQYAEEIKKIVNEGIEVAVVIGGGNIFRGAEAEASGIDRVQGDYMGMLATVINAMALQSMFEKHGMYTRLMAGLKMEQVCEPFIRRRAIRHLEKGRVVIFGAGIGNPYFTTDSTASLRAIEIEADVVLKGTRVDGVYTSDPEKNPDAERYSKISFQEAYEKNLNIMDMTAFTLCQENNVPIIVFDMNKEGNLQKIVAGEEVGTLIH, encoded by the coding sequence ATGGCTTATAAAAGAATATTGCTAAAACTGAGTGGTGAAGCATTGATGGGGGATCAACAACATGGTATTGATTCTAAAAGATTGACCCAATACGCTGAGGAAATTAAAAAAATCGTGAATGAGGGAATTGAAGTAGCAGTAGTTATTGGTGGGGGTAATATTTTTAGGGGTGCAGAGGCTGAAGCTTCAGGAATAGATCGAGTTCAAGGAGATTATATGGGTATGCTCGCCACCGTAATTAATGCAATGGCTCTTCAAAGTATGTTTGAAAAACATGGCATGTATACTCGTTTGATGGCTGGACTTAAGATGGAACAAGTTTGTGAGCCCTTTATTAGAAGAAGAGCTATTCGGCACCTTGAAAAAGGTAGAGTTGTCATTTTTGGTGCTGGAATTGGGAATCCGTATTTCACAACAGACTCTACAGCTAGCCTTAGGGCAATTGAAATAGAAGCTGATGTTGTTTTAAAAGGTACACGGGTAGACGGGGTTTATACTTCGGATCCTGAAAAGAATCCTGATGCTGAACGTTATTCAAAGATTTCTTTTCAGGAAGCCTATGAAAAGAACTTGAATATTATGGATATGACTGCATTCACACTGTGCCAAGAAAATAATGTTCCTATCATTGTTTTTGATATGAATAAAGAAGGCAATCTTCAAAAAATTGTTGCAGGAGAGGAAGTAGGGACACTTATTCATTAG
- a CDS encoding tail fiber protein gives MKQLFSLTICILLSYYSVAQDGVGVGISEPHPSAVLHVQPDGDNKGMLIPRLSTSDRINIAPPSDANGLIVYDIDQRSLYHFDGNTWHQVGSPSGTIVMWSGTAIPQGWALCDGNWYNPNDNTDNGATQTAMHSVLTPNLIGRFIVGYNTAIADYDNPGDISSGGSNSGKTGGEDEVQLEVGELPTHSHSMNNGGSHTHTATASGGAHSHTVSWSRGSPQEDTGSNEPDRNNNGSAAEDGLPTELTINVSGSHSHTVSVTPTNSNHTHTINTTGNNESHENRPAYYVLAYIMKL, from the coding sequence ATGAAACAGCTATTCTCATTAACGATTTGTATACTGCTTAGCTACTATTCTGTAGCGCAAGATGGAGTAGGAGTTGGCATTTCCGAGCCACATCCTTCTGCGGTTTTACATGTTCAGCCGGATGGAGATAATAAAGGAATGCTCATTCCCCGATTATCCACAAGTGATCGAATTAATATTGCGCCTCCTTCAGATGCAAATGGTCTGATAGTCTACGATATTGATCAAAGATCTTTATACCATTTTGATGGAAACACCTGGCACCAAGTCGGTTCTCCTTCTGGTACTATTGTTATGTGGTCAGGAACAGCCATTCCACAAGGATGGGCATTATGCGATGGTAATTGGTATAATCCAAATGATAATACAGACAATGGAGCAACTCAAACAGCTATGCACAGTGTGCTTACACCTAATTTAATTGGGAGGTTTATTGTGGGGTATAACACAGCAATAGCAGACTATGATAATCCAGGTGACATCAGTTCCGGTGGTTCTAACTCTGGTAAAACCGGTGGTGAAGATGAAGTCCAGTTGGAGGTTGGTGAGTTACCGACTCATAGTCACTCCATGAATAATGGTGGCAGTCATACCCACACTGCTACCGCATCTGGTGGTGCACATAGCCACACAGTTTCCTGGAGCAGGGGCTCGCCTCAAGAGGATACAGGTAGTAATGAGCCTGATCGGAATAACAACGGTAGCGCAGCAGAAGATGGACTACCTACCGAACTGACCATCAATGTATCAGGTAGTCATAGCCATACAGTAAGTGTAACTCCCACGAATAGCAATCATACACATACCATCAATACAACCGGTAATAATGAATCTCATGAGAATAGACCCGCGTATTATGTGCTGGCTTATATTATGAAGTTGTAG
- the nusG gene encoding transcription termination/antitermination protein NusG has protein sequence MEHKWYVVRAVSGKEKKVKEAIENEIVRQELTDYIPQVLIPSEKVYEMRNGKKRVRERNFFPGYVLIQADFSNGEVQHLVTNKELIPNVIGFLGSTGSSTTKDPIPLRQVEVNRILGKVDEVEEYEEKLDTPFIVGESVKVMDGPFSGFTGTVEEVFEDRKKLNVTVKIFGRNTPVELNYIQVEKED, from the coding sequence ATGGAGCACAAGTGGTACGTGGTTAGAGCCGTTAGCGGTAAAGAAAAAAAAGTCAAAGAGGCTATCGAAAATGAGATCGTTCGCCAGGAATTGACTGATTATATTCCTCAGGTACTTATTCCTTCGGAAAAAGTATATGAGATGCGTAATGGTAAGAAAAGAGTAAGGGAGAGAAATTTCTTTCCTGGATATGTGTTGATCCAAGCTGACTTCTCCAATGGCGAGGTTCAACACTTAGTTACAAATAAGGAGCTAATCCCTAATGTTATTGGATTCTTAGGATCCACGGGAAGTAGCACTACAAAAGATCCGATTCCTTTAAGACAAGTCGAGGTAAATAGAATCCTTGGCAAAGTGGACGAGGTTGAGGAATACGAAGAGAAGCTTGATACCCCATTTATTGTGGGTGAAAGTGTGAAAGTGATGGACGGTCCCTTTAGTGGCTTCACAGGTACGGTAGAGGAGGTATTTGAGGATCGTAAGAAGCTTAATGTTACGGTTAAGATTTTTGGCAGAAATACACCTGTCGAATTGAATTACATACAGGTAGAAAAAGAAGATTAA
- the rplL gene encoding 50S ribosomal protein L7/L12, whose protein sequence is MADLKEFAEQLVNLSVKEVNELANILKDEYGIEPAAAAGPVMVAGGGGAEGGAEEEKSSFDVILKSPGGAKLAIVKLVKELTGLGLKEAKELVDGAPKAVKEGIAKDEAEALKKQLEEAGAEVELK, encoded by the coding sequence ATGGCGGATTTAAAAGAATTTGCAGAGCAATTGGTTAACCTTTCAGTAAAAGAGGTAAACGAACTAGCTAATATCCTTAAAGATGAGTACGGCATTGAGCCAGCTGCAGCTGCAGGACCAGTAATGGTTGCTGGAGGCGGTGGAGCTGAAGGTGGAGCTGAAGAAGAAAAATCTTCTTTTGACGTTATCCTTAAGTCTCCAGGTGGTGCGAAACTTGCTATCGTTAAGTTAGTAAAAGAACTTACTGGACTAGGCTTGAAAGAAGCGAAAGAGCTTGTTGATGGAGCTCCTAAGGCAGTGAAAGAAGGAATAGCTAAGGACGAGGCTGAAGCATTAAAGAAGCAGCTTGAAGAAGCTGGTGCTGAAGTAGAATTAAAGTAA
- the tuf gene encoding elongation factor Tu: MAKETFDRSKPHVNIGTIGHVDHGKTTLTAAISAVLAGKGLADVKDFSAIDNAPEEKERGITINTSHIEYQTEKRHYAHVDCPGHADYVKNMVTGAAQMDGAIIVVAATDGPMPQTREHILLSRQVGVPALVVFMNKVDLVDDPELLELVEMEIRELLSTYDFPGDDIPVIQGSALGGLNGDAKWVEKIEELMDAVDEHIPLPERAVDKDFLMPVEDVFSITGRGTVATGRIERGVINSGDPVDIIGMGAEDLKSTITGVEMFRKILDRGEAGDNVGLLLRGIEKDQIKRGMIICKPGSVTPHAHFKAEVYVLSKEEGGRHTPFFNKYRPQFYLRTTDVTGEIMLPENVEMVMPGDNITIDVKLINPVALEKGLRFAIREGGRTVGSGQVTEILD; this comes from the coding sequence ATGGCTAAAGAAACCTTTGATCGTTCGAAACCACACGTAAATATTGGTACAATCGGACACGTTGACCATGGTAAAACAACTTTAACTGCTGCAATTTCGGCTGTACTAGCTGGAAAAGGATTAGCAGATGTTAAAGATTTCTCTGCAATTGACAATGCACCAGAAGAGAAAGAAAGAGGTATTACCATTAATACTTCACACATTGAGTATCAGACTGAAAAACGTCACTATGCTCACGTTGACTGCCCTGGTCACGCGGATTACGTAAAAAACATGGTAACAGGAGCGGCTCAGATGGATGGGGCTATCATTGTGGTAGCTGCTACAGACGGACCAATGCCTCAAACAAGAGAGCATATCCTTCTTTCTAGACAAGTAGGAGTACCTGCACTCGTTGTGTTCATGAATAAAGTTGATTTGGTTGATGATCCTGAGCTACTTGAATTAGTAGAAATGGAAATCAGAGAACTTCTTTCAACTTATGACTTCCCAGGAGATGATATCCCAGTAATCCAAGGCTCAGCACTTGGAGGTCTTAATGGAGATGCTAAATGGGTAGAAAAAATTGAAGAGCTGATGGATGCTGTGGATGAGCATATCCCACTTCCAGAAAGAGCTGTTGATAAAGATTTCTTAATGCCAGTTGAGGATGTATTCTCAATTACCGGTAGAGGTACCGTGGCAACAGGTAGAATCGAAAGAGGAGTAATTAACTCTGGCGATCCTGTTGATATCATTGGTATGGGTGCTGAAGATCTTAAGTCTACAATCACAGGAGTGGAAATGTTCCGTAAGATTCTAGATAGAGGTGAAGCAGGCGATAACGTTGGTCTTCTTTTGAGAGGAATTGAAAAAGATCAGATCAAAAGAGGTATGATTATCTGTAAGCCAGGATCAGTAACTCCTCACGCTCACTTCAAAGCAGAGGTTTACGTTCTTTCAAAAGAAGAAGGTGGACGTCACACTCCATTCTTTAACAAGTATAGACCTCAGTTCTACTTAAGAACAACGGATGTAACTGGTGAAATCATGCTTCCAGAAAATGTGGAGATGGTTATGCCTGGTGATAATATCACTATTGATGTTAAGCTTATCAACCCAGTAGCATTAGAAAAAGGATTGCGATTTGCAATCAGAGAAGGTGGAAGAACAGTTGGTTCTGGTCAGGTTACTGAAATTCTTGACTAA
- the frr gene encoding ribosome recycling factor has product MEEIDIYLDTAKEMMESALQHTKDEFAKIRAGKAMPGMLDGIEVEYYSTMTPLSQVAGVTTPDARTLSVKPWEKAMLQEIERAIINSNLGFNPQNDGEQIRINIPPLTEERRLQLMKQVKAEAEKGKVSIRNARKDTNESLRKLDGVSEDLVKNAEDDVQNLTSTYSGKIDSLVDIKEKDIMTI; this is encoded by the coding sequence ATGGAAGAAATAGATATATACCTTGATACCGCGAAAGAAATGATGGAAAGTGCTTTGCAGCACACTAAAGATGAATTCGCCAAAATTCGGGCTGGAAAAGCTATGCCAGGAATGCTAGATGGTATAGAAGTGGAATACTATAGCACCATGACTCCATTAAGCCAAGTTGCTGGTGTAACTACTCCGGACGCTCGAACTTTAAGTGTTAAGCCTTGGGAAAAAGCTATGTTACAAGAGATTGAACGTGCAATAATTAATAGCAATCTCGGCTTCAATCCTCAAAATGATGGTGAGCAAATAAGAATAAATATACCTCCGCTAACTGAAGAACGTAGACTTCAGCTAATGAAGCAAGTAAAGGCGGAGGCAGAAAAAGGGAAGGTTAGCATCCGAAATGCTAGAAAGGACACAAATGAATCTCTTAGAAAGCTTGATGGAGTTTCTGAGGATTTAGTGAAAAATGCAGAAGATGATGTTCAAAACCTTACAAGTACTTACTCGGGTAAGATTGATTCCCTCGTTGATATAAAAGAGAAAGATATCATGACAATTTAA
- the rplK gene encoding 50S ribosomal protein L11, with product MAKEISGYLKLQIRGGAANPSPPVGPALGAKGLNIMDFCKQFNARTQDKPGQLLPVVVTIYADKSFDFVIKTPPAATLLMEAAKLKKGSSEPNRVKVGSVSWDQVKTIAETKMPDLNSFSIESAMKVVAGTARSMGMKISGKAPWAN from the coding sequence ATGGCTAAAGAAATATCAGGCTATTTGAAGTTGCAGATACGTGGAGGAGCAGCAAACCCTTCACCACCGGTAGGACCAGCGCTAGGAGCTAAAGGTCTGAATATCATGGATTTCTGTAAGCAATTTAATGCCAGAACCCAGGATAAGCCAGGACAGCTTCTTCCGGTTGTTGTTACAATTTATGCAGACAAGTCTTTTGACTTTGTAATAAAGACACCTCCGGCAGCTACCCTCTTAATGGAGGCGGCTAAGTTGAAAAAAGGATCTTCCGAGCCAAACCGTGTAAAGGTTGGATCAGTATCATGGGATCAGGTTAAAACAATAGCCGAAACTAAGATGCCAGATTTGAATTCATTCAGTATCGAGTCTGCTATGAAGGTAGTAGCTGGAACTGCTAGAAGCATGGGTATGAAAATTTCAGGTAAAGCCCCTTGGGCAAATTAA
- the secE gene encoding preprotein translocase subunit SecE yields the protein MSKVITFFKDSYDELTHKVSWPKYSSLQNSAVLVLVASLIFALMIGAIDYAFENLMEFIYQEL from the coding sequence ATGTCTAAAGTTATCACTTTTTTTAAGGACTCATACGATGAGTTGACACATAAGGTGTCATGGCCAAAGTATAGCTCCTTGCAAAATAGCGCTGTTTTGGTGCTCGTTGCGTCGTTGATTTTTGCCCTAATGATTGGGGCAATAGACTATGCCTTCGAAAATTTAATGGAATTTATTTATCAAGAACTTTAA
- the rplJ gene encoding 50S ribosomal protein L10, with the protein MTRQDKAQLISDLTAKLKETDHFYITDTSGLTVAEINKFREMCFNKGVEYKVVKNTLIKKALDDVDGDYSSLDEVLKGTSGIMFINENANAPAKIIKEFKKADSNDRPKFKAASIDSDLFIGEDQLGALASLKSKQELIGDVITLLQSPAKNVLTLLQSGEHKLAGIVKTLSERE; encoded by the coding sequence ATGACGCGACAAGACAAAGCACAACTAATAAGTGACCTTACAGCAAAGCTTAAGGAAACAGATCATTTCTATATAACTGATACTTCTGGTCTCACAGTTGCTGAGATTAATAAGTTCAGAGAAATGTGCTTCAATAAAGGAGTAGAGTACAAGGTGGTGAAAAACACCCTTATAAAGAAGGCCCTTGATGATGTGGATGGTGATTATTCATCATTAGATGAAGTGTTGAAGGGTACATCTGGCATCATGTTTATTAATGAGAATGCCAATGCTCCAGCGAAAATTATCAAAGAATTCAAAAAAGCGGATTCTAACGATAGACCGAAATTCAAGGCTGCTTCCATAGACTCGGATTTATTTATTGGTGAAGATCAACTAGGAGCGCTTGCTAGCTTGAAATCTAAGCAAGAGCTTATTGGTGATGTCATCACACTATTGCAATCACCTGCTAAGAATGTACTTACTCTGTTACAGAGTGGAGAGCATAAGCTTGCTGGTATTGTTAAGACACTTTCAGAAAGAGAATAA
- the rpoB gene encoding DNA-directed RNA polymerase subunit beta, translating into MANNNNKRINFSSIKSVIDYPDFLDVQLKSFVDFFQLDTPAERKEGEGLYKVFMENFPITDSRENFVLEFVDYTVDPPKYSIQECIERGLTYSVPLKAKLRLLCNDEENEDFETIEQEVFLGNIPYMTEKGSFVINGAERVIVSQLHRSPGVFFAQSKHTNGTLLYSARIIPFKGSWIEFATDVNNVMYAYIDRKKKFPITTLLRSIGYGSDKEILDLFGLSEEIEATEKDLKKVIDRRLAARVLRTWTEDFVDEDTGEVVSIDRNEVVLERDSIISEDDIQTIIDSGSKSIIVHRKDVNIAEYSIVYNTLQKDNSNSEKEAVEQIYRQLRNTEAPDEQTARDIITSLFFSDKRYDLGEVGRYRINKKLGIDTDWDRRVLTTEDIILIVKYLIGLINSKAVVDDIDHLSNRRVRTVGEQLYSQFGVGLARMARTIRERMNVRDNEDFKPVDLINARTLSSVINSFFGTNQLSQFMDQTNPLAEVTHKRRMSALGPGGLSRERAGFEVRDVHYTHYGRLCTIETPEGPNIGLISSLCVHAKVNQMGFIETPYREVGKGTVDMSGTVKYLTAEEEDTHNIAQANAPLSDKGKFLNDKIKARFEGDFPLCSEDEVSYMDVAPNQIVSVAASMIPFLEHDDANRALMGSNMQRQAVPLMRPQAPIVGTGLEERVALDSRALVRAEKDGVIEYVDATKIIVKYDLDSDEQIITFNDSVVTYDLVKFRRTNQDTCINLKPIVQKGEKVDQGQALCDGFATEEGELALGINMQVAFMPWQGYNFEDAIVISERVVREDIFTSIHIDEFELEVRDTKRGEEELTSEIPNVSEEAVKNLDENGIIRTGAEIKEGDILIGKITPKGESDPTPEEKLLRAIFGDKAGDVKDASLKASPSLKGVVIDTKLFSRPKKDKDVRARAKKEVELLKNRYSQQLTEARSTMIDKIATLLEGKTCQGIKHKFGEEVVSKGVKFSKKNIEANLFPPKNKYRDESNYNVPEEANLISDLIIENWVTDGNINDLVFMLIKNYMGHRNDIAGHFKRERFTLEVGDELPAGIVQLAKVYVAKKRKLQVGDKMAGRHGNKGVVAKIVREEDMPFMEDGTPVDIVLNPLGVPSRMNIGQIYETVLGWAGLKLGRKYATPIFDGASEEEVQNELKEAGLPNFGRTYLYDGLSGERFDQPVTVGVIYMLKLGHLVDDKMHARSIGPYSLITQQPLGGKAQFGGQRFGEMEVWALEAFGAANVLQEILTIKSDDVIGRAKAYEAIVKGENMNKPNIPESFNVLIHELRGLALEITLD; encoded by the coding sequence TTGGCTAACAACAATAACAAGAGAATAAATTTCTCATCAATCAAATCGGTTATTGATTATCCGGATTTTCTGGACGTACAATTAAAGTCATTTGTCGACTTTTTCCAGCTGGACACTCCTGCTGAGAGAAAAGAAGGTGAGGGTCTTTATAAAGTGTTCATGGAAAATTTTCCAATCACAGATTCTCGAGAGAATTTCGTATTGGAGTTTGTAGACTACACTGTTGACCCCCCTAAATACAGCATTCAAGAATGCATTGAAAGAGGATTGACATATTCAGTTCCATTAAAGGCGAAACTTCGTCTGTTATGTAATGATGAAGAAAATGAAGACTTTGAAACGATAGAGCAAGAGGTATTCTTGGGTAATATCCCATATATGACCGAGAAAGGTTCTTTTGTTATAAATGGTGCTGAACGTGTCATTGTATCACAACTTCACAGATCTCCTGGTGTATTCTTCGCACAAAGCAAGCACACCAATGGAACACTTTTATACAGTGCCAGAATTATTCCTTTTAAGGGCTCTTGGATAGAATTTGCTACAGACGTTAACAACGTAATGTATGCCTACATCGACAGAAAGAAGAAGTTTCCAATCACGACACTTCTTCGTTCAATCGGATACGGATCGGATAAAGAGATTCTTGATCTATTTGGATTGTCTGAAGAAATTGAAGCCACTGAGAAAGATCTTAAGAAAGTTATTGATAGAAGACTTGCGGCAAGAGTTCTTAGAACTTGGACGGAGGATTTCGTGGATGAAGATACTGGAGAGGTAGTATCGATTGATAGAAACGAAGTTGTTCTCGAAAGAGATAGCATTATTTCTGAAGATGATATTCAAACAATCATCGATTCAGGATCTAAGTCCATAATCGTTCATAGAAAGGATGTGAATATCGCCGAATACTCTATAGTTTATAATACACTTCAAAAAGACAATTCTAATTCTGAGAAAGAGGCTGTAGAGCAGATTTATCGTCAGTTGAGAAATACGGAGGCTCCTGATGAACAAACCGCCCGTGATATTATTACCAGTCTATTCTTCTCTGATAAAAGATATGATCTCGGAGAGGTTGGGCGGTATAGAATTAATAAGAAATTAGGTATTGATACCGATTGGGACAGAAGAGTACTTACTACTGAAGATATTATCCTCATTGTAAAATATTTAATTGGACTAATTAATAGCAAAGCGGTGGTTGATGATATTGACCACTTGAGTAATAGAAGGGTAAGAACAGTAGGGGAACAGCTTTACTCACAGTTCGGAGTTGGTCTTGCAAGAATGGCAAGAACAATTCGCGAGAGAATGAACGTTCGGGACAATGAAGATTTCAAGCCAGTTGATTTGATCAACGCACGTACGCTTTCTTCAGTGATCAACTCGTTCTTCGGAACGAACCAGCTATCTCAGTTCATGGATCAAACCAATCCGCTTGCTGAGGTCACTCACAAAAGAAGAATGTCTGCACTTGGGCCAGGTGGTCTTTCAAGAGAAAGAGCAGGTTTTGAAGTTCGAGATGTGCACTATACACACTACGGTCGTTTATGTACTATTGAAACACCTGAAGGACCAAACATTGGTCTAATTTCCTCTTTATGTGTTCACGCTAAAGTGAACCAGATGGGATTCATTGAAACTCCATATAGAGAGGTAGGAAAAGGTACAGTAGATATGTCAGGTACGGTTAAGTACTTAACTGCAGAAGAAGAAGATACTCATAACATCGCACAGGCTAATGCGCCATTGTCAGATAAGGGTAAATTCTTGAATGATAAAATTAAGGCACGATTTGAAGGTGACTTCCCACTTTGTAGCGAAGATGAAGTTAGCTATATGGATGTTGCTCCAAACCAGATTGTTTCTGTTGCAGCATCTATGATTCCATTCCTTGAGCATGATGATGCGAACAGAGCCTTAATGGGATCTAACATGCAACGTCAAGCGGTTCCTTTGATGAGACCACAGGCTCCAATTGTGGGAACAGGACTTGAGGAAAGAGTTGCTCTGGATTCAAGAGCACTAGTTAGAGCTGAAAAAGATGGAGTTATTGAATATGTAGATGCAACAAAGATTATAGTTAAGTATGATCTTGATAGTGACGAACAGATCATAACATTTAATGATTCTGTAGTTACATATGACTTGGTGAAATTCAGAAGAACAAATCAAGATACATGTATCAACCTTAAGCCGATAGTTCAAAAAGGAGAGAAGGTAGATCAGGGACAAGCACTTTGTGATGGATTTGCAACAGAAGAAGGTGAACTTGCACTGGGTATTAACATGCAGGTTGCGTTCATGCCTTGGCAAGGATACAACTTTGAGGATGCTATTGTAATCTCTGAACGAGTAGTGCGCGAAGATATCTTCACATCAATTCATATTGATGAGTTCGAACTTGAAGTAAGGGATACTAAGCGAGGTGAAGAAGAGCTAACAAGTGAAATTCCAAACGTTTCGGAAGAGGCAGTTAAGAACCTTGACGAAAATGGAATCATACGAACTGGCGCTGAGATAAAAGAAGGGGATATACTTATCGGTAAGATTACTCCTAAAGGGGAGTCAGATCCGACTCCTGAAGAAAAGCTGCTTCGTGCAATCTTCGGAGACAAAGCCGGTGATGTAAAGGATGCTTCATTAAAAGCTTCACCATCATTGAAAGGTGTTGTGATTGACACTAAGCTTTTCTCAAGACCTAAAAAGGATAAAGATGTAAGAGCTAGAGCTAAGAAAGAAGTTGAATTACTTAAGAATAGGTACAGTCAACAGCTTACAGAAGCGAGAAGTACGATGATTGATAAGATCGCTACACTTCTTGAGGGCAAAACATGTCAGGGAATCAAGCATAAGTTTGGTGAAGAAGTAGTAAGCAAGGGGGTGAAGTTCTCTAAAAAGAACATTGAAGCGAACTTGTTCCCTCCAAAGAATAAATACAGAGATGAGAGTAATTACAACGTTCCTGAAGAAGCAAACTTAATCTCTGATTTAATTATAGAAAATTGGGTTACTGATGGTAATATCAATGACTTAGTCTTCATGTTGATTAAAAACTACATGGGACATAGAAATGATATCGCAGGACATTTCAAAAGGGAGAGATTCACACTTGAAGTAGGAGATGAACTACCTGCTGGTATTGTTCAATTAGCTAAAGTTTATGTAGCTAAGAAACGTAAGCTTCAGGTTGGTGATAAGATGGCTGGACGTCACGGAAACAAAGGGGTTGTAGCGAAGATTGTCCGTGAGGAAGATATGCCATTTATGGAAGATGGAACTCCAGTGGATATTGTATTGAACCCTCTTGGTGTGCCATCGAGGATGAATATTGGTCAAATTTATGAGACAGTACTCGGATGGGCTGGATTGAAATTAGGTAGGAAATATGCGACTCCAATTTTTGATGGAGCTTCTGAAGAAGAAGTTCAGAATGAATTGAAAGAAGCAGGACTGCCAAACTTCGGTAGAACTTATCTATATGATGGGCTTTCAGGTGAACGATTCGATCAGCCAGTAACGGTTGGTGTGATATACATGCTGAAACTAGGTCACTTGGTTGATGATAAGATGCATGCAAGAAGTATCGGACCATACTCACTTATCACTCAGCAACCACTTGGAGGTAAGGCACAGTTTGGAGGTCAGCGTTTTGGAGAGATGGAGGTATGGGCATTGGAAGCATTCGGTGCAGCCAACGTTCTTCAAGAAATCCTAACCATAAAATCTGATGATGTAATTGGTAGAGCAAAAGCTTATGAAGCAATCGTGAAAGGCGAGAACATGAATAAGCCAAACATTCCAGAATCATTCAATGTATTGATACATGAATTGAGAGGTTTGGCTCTAGAAATTACTTTGGACTAA
- the rplA gene encoding 50S ribosomal protein L1 has translation MGKLTKNQKKAQELLEVGKEYSLEEASKLVKEITFTKFDSSVDIDIRLGVDPKKADQMVRGVVSLPHGVGKDVRVLVLCTPDKEQEAKDAGADHVGLEEYVKKIEGGWTDVDVIITMPTVMAQVGKLGRVLGPRSLMPNPKSGTVTMAIGQAVKEVKAGKIDFKVDKFGIIHTSVGKVSFDSDKIKDNALEMILTISKLKPASAKGTYFKSITLSSTMSNGIAIDKGSITSL, from the coding sequence ATGGGAAAGCTTACAAAAAATCAAAAGAAAGCTCAAGAACTGTTAGAGGTTGGAAAAGAGTATTCTTTGGAAGAAGCTTCAAAGCTTGTGAAGGAAATTACTTTCACCAAGTTTGATTCTTCTGTAGATATCGATATCCGTTTGGGTGTTGATCCAAAGAAAGCCGACCAAATGGTTCGAGGAGTAGTATCTCTTCCTCATGGAGTAGGAAAAGATGTGAGAGTATTAGTGCTATGCACACCTGATAAAGAGCAAGAAGCAAAAGATGCAGGTGCTGATCATGTAGGATTGGAAGAGTACGTCAAGAAGATTGAAGGAGGTTGGACAGATGTTGACGTAATCATTACAATGCCTACAGTGATGGCGCAAGTAGGTAAACTTGGACGAGTACTAGGACCAAGAAGCTTAATGCCAAATCCAAAGTCTGGAACAGTGACAATGGCTATTGGACAAGCAGTAAAGGAAGTGAAAGCTGGAAAGATCGATTTTAAAGTAGATAAGTTCGGTATTATCCACACAAGTGTGGGAAAAGTGTCATTTGACTCTGATAAAATCAAAGACAATGCACTTGAAATGATCCTAACAATATCGAAATTGAAGCCTGCCTCTGCAAAGGGAACATACTTCAAGTCGATTACGCTTTCAAGTACGATGAGTAACGGGATAGCAATTGATAAAGGTAGCATAACAAGCTTATAA